A genomic segment from Geitlerinema sp. PCC 7407 encodes:
- a CDS encoding CHAT domain-containing protein, whose amino-acid sequence MNLLPKLLPALLIVAPLINTEAGKAQAQSIQANPDGTNTQVQLNQGRYDITGGARSRDGQNLFHSFSQFGLTDAETARFLTSPETQNILSRITSGTPSEINGLLQVVGSSAHLYLLNPAGIVFGPSARLDIPGSFTAATATHLKFAEGWWSAIGSQDYANLVGNPESFVFQVDQPGSLVNEGTLAPGQNLTLLGGSVISTGALLTPNGQLAIAAVPGQSTVRLTQPGDVLSLEISPHDAAVNPVPLGGTWNLPIASLPELLTGGPAPHATSVTVDPDGSVRLQGSSLALQPGDVTLRQASGQNVRVQATESINLLEGTFSAAQDLTLQADNRIYIRDSATVPFRAQAGRDLTLQGRQAVDILALNHLDITPFVSGEDMRLISDGPISGDAHFTSGGVFELRKLDGRPGDFFSYYDPIISSANDVFLGDYNGVALKIESGGSITAGNIRITGPDIGLTGQPPSPDITLLTTRPALILRAGQPTLTAAPGPGVFTLPPNSPPLGGTIFSTPGTLSAGNIQVGDIDTSSNIDSDPGSEFTAEVYGGPVILEARGGRIVAGNINTSSSYVGLPGLGEAGRVDINASETVQVGNITATATNPSASSVVRGGEVVIQGAGVKTGALNTGVNSFGFVSAPYVAGPVNIVSRGPIETGAIDTTAVASSVVPQVSGGSVTLSVLPGNPGDVLFESINTQGRINDLDSVASGGPVSITAEGVVRGTGTLITGETILTAARDQGGFVKISHNGGPNTGVDDSRFIVGNATSNGTAGSIDSRSTAPGTGVLITGQTFPAPGTPIPNNTDSDLGDPNVDGVRITYRNTAPTLSAANPTVGDAEAGSVFTFSASALGLSPGDANPEDLPTVAGESYIIDSVAPGVIVRVNGSSISPGITRLSPTDVVEYQAPPGVTGTLPLFTLRATDRVSLSAPIQISVNVVITPPPPPPPPPPPPPPPPPPPPPPTPSPEPTPEPTPTPSPEPTPEPTPTPSPEPTPTPSPEPEVRRPRPPQEPVRSPINVATRVPVAEVDTAIASRESRLTNEFADHLGIPIETPPVTLDEAREILRDIEDNTGARPALVYLSFLPEGQVLARTGAPGQATALDPEKAFGSGGGSANRAGQMEWQFGAIAQALSSEATSEFEPQDSDQLEVLVVTAEGEPIFQRIPEATRSRVMAIAADLRAAVASPDSTSSDDYLLPAQQLHEWIIEPVLLRLEQRRINNLVFLMEPGLRSTPMAALHNGQQFLVEEFSVGMMPSLSLTDTRYRDIRDTQVLGMGVSESTQEQPPLPAVPAELAAIEQLWQGRALLNESFTIDRLKALRTERPYGIIHLATHADFEPGPLANSYVQFWNSRLKLDQLRTLGLANPPVELLVLSACRTALGNEEAELGFAGFAVKAGVKSAIASLWFVNDAATAGLMTEFYGHLRTAPIKAEALRRAQLAMAQGQITLEDGKLQGLEFLPAVELPPESADLVSDRVLSHPYYWAGFTLIGNPW is encoded by the coding sequence ATGAACCTCCTCCCAAAACTCCTGCCTGCTCTGCTGATCGTCGCGCCTTTGATCAATACGGAGGCCGGCAAAGCCCAAGCTCAATCCATCCAGGCCAACCCCGACGGCACAAACACCCAGGTTCAGCTCAATCAAGGCCGCTATGACATCACGGGCGGGGCGCGATCGCGCGACGGCCAAAACCTCTTCCATAGCTTTAGTCAATTTGGGCTCACTGACGCCGAAACGGCCCGGTTCCTGACCAGCCCAGAAACCCAAAACATCCTGTCGCGCATCACCAGCGGCACGCCGTCGGAGATCAATGGCCTGCTGCAAGTCGTCGGCAGCAGCGCCCATCTCTACTTGCTCAATCCAGCGGGCATTGTCTTTGGGCCGAGCGCTCGCCTGGATATTCCCGGCTCCTTTACCGCTGCCACGGCTACCCACCTGAAGTTCGCCGAGGGCTGGTGGAGCGCCATCGGCAGCCAAGACTACGCCAACCTGGTCGGCAATCCCGAAAGCTTTGTCTTCCAGGTGGACCAGCCCGGCAGCTTGGTCAACGAGGGCACGCTGGCACCGGGCCAAAACCTGACCCTGCTGGGCGGCAGCGTGATCAGCACCGGAGCGCTCTTGACGCCCAATGGCCAGCTGGCGATCGCCGCTGTCCCGGGCCAGAGCACCGTTCGTCTCACTCAGCCCGGGGATGTCCTCAGCCTAGAAATTAGTCCCCACGACGCCGCGGTCAATCCAGTCCCCCTCGGCGGCACCTGGAATTTGCCGATCGCCAGCCTGCCCGAGCTGCTCACCGGCGGCCCTGCTCCCCACGCCACCAGCGTCACCGTAGACCCTGACGGCAGCGTCCGCCTCCAGGGCTCCAGCCTGGCCCTGCAGCCGGGAGACGTCACCCTGCGCCAAGCCAGCGGCCAAAACGTCCGGGTCCAGGCCACCGAAAGCATTAACCTGCTCGAAGGCACCTTCAGCGCTGCCCAAGACCTGACCCTCCAAGCCGATAACCGCATCTACATCCGAGACAGCGCCACGGTTCCTTTTCGGGCGCAGGCGGGCCGCGATCTCACCCTCCAGGGCCGCCAAGCCGTTGACATCCTTGCTCTCAACCACCTGGACATCACGCCCTTCGTCAGCGGCGAAGACATGCGCCTGATCAGCGACGGCCCCATCTCAGGCGATGCCCACTTCACGAGCGGCGGCGTCTTTGAACTCAGGAAGCTGGACGGGCGCCCGGGTGACTTCTTCAGCTACTACGACCCCATCATCAGCTCAGCCAACGATGTCTTTTTAGGTGACTACAACGGCGTGGCGCTGAAGATCGAGTCTGGTGGCAGCATCACCGCAGGCAACATTCGCATCACGGGGCCAGATATCGGCTTGACGGGTCAACCACCCAGCCCAGATATTACCCTCCTCACCACTCGTCCTGCCCTGATCTTGCGAGCTGGCCAGCCAACCCTGACGGCAGCTCCAGGTCCCGGCGTATTTACCCTGCCCCCCAATTCGCCACCTTTGGGAGGAACGATTTTTTCGACACCCGGAACTCTCTCTGCTGGCAATATCCAGGTGGGGGATATTGATACCTCTAGCAATATTGACTCTGATCCGGGCTCTGAATTTACAGCAGAAGTGTATGGCGGTCCTGTGATCCTCGAAGCCCGTGGGGGGCGAATCGTTGCAGGCAATATCAACACCAGCAGTAGCTATGTGGGCTTGCCTGGCCTGGGTGAAGCGGGCCGCGTTGACATCAATGCATCGGAGACCGTGCAGGTTGGCAACATTACGGCTACGGCGACCAATCCTTCGGCGAGTTCTGTGGTGCGAGGCGGGGAGGTTGTGATTCAGGGGGCTGGGGTCAAGACTGGCGCTTTGAATACGGGAGTGAACAGCTTTGGGTTTGTCTCTGCCCCCTATGTTGCTGGACCCGTCAATATCGTCTCCCGAGGCCCGATTGAGACGGGGGCGATCGACACAACTGCGGTTGCCTCTAGCGTGGTACCCCAGGTATCGGGGGGATCTGTGACCCTATCGGTGCTCCCTGGAAACCCTGGAGATGTCTTGTTTGAAAGTATCAACACCCAGGGCCGCATAAACGATTTGGATTCGGTTGCCAGCGGCGGGCCAGTCAGCATCACCGCTGAGGGAGTGGTGCGCGGAACGGGGACTCTGATTACCGGAGAGACGATTTTGACGGCGGCCCGTGACCAAGGAGGCTTTGTCAAAATCAGCCACAACGGTGGGCCGAATACGGGCGTGGACGATTCGCGCTTTATTGTCGGGAATGCGACGAGTAATGGTACGGCGGGCTCGATCGACAGCCGATCGACTGCACCAGGAACTGGGGTGCTGATCACAGGGCAGACGTTTCCGGCTCCGGGAACCCCGATTCCGAACAACACGGATTCGGATCTGGGGGACCCCAATGTGGATGGGGTGCGCATTACCTATCGCAATACGGCTCCAACGCTTTCGGCGGCGAATCCTACGGTGGGAGATGCGGAGGCTGGCAGCGTTTTTACGTTCTCCGCATCGGCTCTAGGCTTGTCGCCGGGAGACGCAAATCCTGAAGATCTGCCGACGGTGGCGGGTGAGTCCTACATTATTGACTCGGTGGCTCCGGGGGTAATCGTGCGGGTCAATGGCAGCTCGATTTCGCCGGGGATAACGCGGCTGAGTCCAACGGATGTGGTGGAATACCAAGCGCCGCCGGGGGTCACGGGGACGCTGCCGCTCTTTACGCTGCGGGCTACCGATCGCGTTTCCCTATCGGCGCCTATCCAGATTTCAGTGAATGTGGTGATAACACCGCCACCGCCACCGCCACCGCCACCACCGCCACCGCCACCACCACCACCACCACCACCACCGCCAACCCCATCTCCTGAGCCAACCCCTGAACCAACCCCAACTCCATCTCCTGAGCCAACCCCTGAACCAACCCCAACTCCGTCTCCTGAGCCAACTCCAACCCCGTCTCCCGAGCCTGAGGTCCGTAGACCTAGACCGCCTCAGGAACCGGTGCGATCGCCCATTAATGTGGCGACAAGGGTTCCGGTTGCGGAGGTTGATACGGCGATCGCCTCTCGTGAAAGCCGTCTGACCAATGAGTTTGCCGACCATCTGGGCATCCCGATCGAGACGCCCCCGGTGACGCTGGACGAGGCACGGGAAATCTTGCGCGACATCGAGGACAATACGGGCGCGCGGCCTGCGTTGGTCTATCTCAGCTTTTTGCCCGAGGGCCAAGTGCTGGCCAGAACTGGCGCCCCCGGCCAAGCAACGGCCCTAGATCCAGAAAAAGCCTTTGGCAGTGGGGGCGGCAGCGCCAACCGCGCAGGCCAAATGGAGTGGCAGTTTGGCGCGATCGCCCAGGCTTTGTCTTCGGAGGCGACTTCGGAGTTTGAGCCCCAGGACAGCGATCAGCTGGAGGTGTTGGTGGTGACGGCGGAGGGAGAGCCGATCTTCCAGCGGATCCCAGAGGCGACGCGATCGCGGGTGATGGCGATCGCCGCCGATCTGCGGGCCGCCGTTGCCAGCCCCGATTCCACCAGCTCCGATGACTACCTGCTGCCGGCCCAGCAGCTCCATGAATGGATCATTGAGCCGGTGCTCCTGAGGCTCGAGCAGCGCCGAATCAACAATCTGGTGTTCCTCATGGAGCCCGGCTTGCGATCGACCCCCATGGCGGCGCTCCACAACGGTCAGCAGTTCTTGGTGGAAGAATTCAGCGTTGGGATGATGCCCAGCCTCTCCCTGACCGATACCCGCTATCGTGACATTCGCGATACCCAGGTCCTCGGCATGGGCGTGTCCGAGAGCACCCAAGAGCAGCCGCCTCTGCCAGCGGTGCCGGCGGAACTGGCGGCTATCGAGCAGCTCTGGCAAGGACGGGCGCTGCTCAATGAGTCCTTCACCATCGATCGCCTCAAGGCCCTGCGCACCGAGCGGCCCTACGGCATCATTCACCTGGCAACCCATGCGGACTTTGAGCCTGGGCCGCTGGCCAACTCCTACGTGCAGTTTTGGAACAGCCGCCTCAAGCTAGACCAGCTGCGCACCCTGGGGCTGGCGAATCCGCCGGTAGAGCTGCTGGTGCTCAGCGCCTGCCGAACGGCTCTGGGGAACGAAGAAGCAGAGCTCGGCTTTGCGGGCTTTGCGGTGAAGGCCGGGGTCAAAAGCGCGATCGCCAGTCTGTGGTTTGTCAACGATGCGGCAACAGCGGGCCTGATGACAGAGTTCTACGGCCATCTGCGGACAGCCCCCATCAAAGCAGAAGCCCTGCGCAGGGCTCAGCTGGCCATGGCCCAGGGGCAAATCACCCTTGAAGACGGCAAGCTGCAAGGGTTGGAGTTCTTGCCAGCGGTCGAGCTGCCGCCAGAGAGTGCCGACTTGGTGAGCGATCGCGTGCTGTCTCACCCTTACTACTGGGCCGGTTTCACCCTGATCGGGAACCCCTGGTAA
- a CDS encoding ShlB/FhaC/HecB family hemolysin secretion/activation protein has product MNWGYGARSWWRAALLTGCWGLGVSSEAIAQGTADPPEREPGMAQDAIAQVPDPNRDRLLPSPGLPETLPTDPETILPEDEPLLEEEPLLEEDTLAPETPAEETPAEEASPLIAVEQVQVVGSTVFEEADFEAIVGPLEGRQVTLEALRQAADKITELYLGEGYITSRAIVGDQTVSNGIVQIQVIEGSVEDIIVEGNQRVRADYVRDRIRLGTGQPLNKNRLEDQLRLLKLNPLFANVEASLRSGKQIGRSLLSVRVVEANPFQATFSVDNYSPPSVGSERMGIALRHRNLTGNGDELAAAYNRTTAGGANVFDFSYQIPLNAREGTLALRAAPNNNEIIDPAFAGFGIRGETELYEVSFRQPLVRSPREELALSLGFTLQNGQTFLFDNQPTPFGIGPDADGFSRTRVLKLGQDYVRRDVGGAWALRSQFNLGLDILDATINDDPTPDGRFVSWLGQAQRVQILNDSNLLIVQADLQLTPDTLLPSQQFVIGGGQSLRGFRQNARSGDNGFRFSVEDRIAIVRNETGSPTVQLAPFVDVGKVWNTSNNPNRLADQTFLAAAGLGLQWEALPGLTIRLDYAVPFIELSDRTQNAQDESFYFSVRYTP; this is encoded by the coding sequence ATGAATTGGGGATATGGAGCGAGATCTTGGTGGCGAGCGGCGCTGTTGACTGGGTGTTGGGGGCTGGGGGTCAGCTCGGAGGCGATCGCCCAGGGCACCGCGGACCCTCCGGAGCGAGAGCCGGGCATGGCGCAAGACGCGATCGCCCAGGTGCCGGACCCTAACCGCGATCGCCTACTGCCGTCACCGGGCCTGCCAGAGACCCTCCCGACAGACCCCGAGACTATCCTGCCGGAAGACGAGCCCCTGCTAGAGGAGGAGCCGCTCCTCGAGGAGGACACGCTGGCACCCGAGACTCCCGCAGAGGAGACCCCCGCAGAAGAGGCGAGCCCCCTGATTGCTGTCGAGCAGGTGCAGGTGGTTGGCAGCACGGTCTTTGAAGAAGCCGATTTCGAGGCGATCGTCGGTCCGCTAGAAGGCCGCCAAGTCACCCTTGAGGCGCTGCGCCAAGCCGCCGACAAAATCACCGAACTCTATCTTGGCGAGGGCTATATTACTTCGCGGGCCATTGTTGGCGACCAGACGGTGAGCAATGGCATCGTCCAGATTCAGGTGATTGAGGGCAGCGTCGAGGACATTATTGTCGAGGGCAACCAGCGGGTGAGGGCGGACTACGTCCGCGATCGCATTCGCCTGGGCACCGGCCAGCCCCTGAACAAAAATCGCCTCGAAGACCAGCTGCGCCTCCTCAAGCTCAACCCGCTCTTTGCAAATGTGGAGGCCAGCCTGCGATCGGGCAAGCAAATAGGGCGCAGCCTGCTGTCGGTGCGGGTGGTCGAAGCAAATCCATTTCAGGCAACTTTTAGCGTTGACAACTACTCGCCTCCCAGCGTTGGCTCGGAGCGCATGGGCATCGCGCTGCGCCATCGCAATCTCACAGGCAACGGCGATGAGCTAGCGGCAGCCTACAATCGCACCACGGCAGGCGGCGCCAATGTCTTTGACTTCAGCTACCAGATTCCGCTGAATGCCCGCGAGGGAACCCTGGCTCTGCGGGCAGCTCCCAACAACAATGAGATTATTGACCCGGCCTTTGCAGGTTTTGGGATTCGGGGGGAGACGGAGCTCTATGAGGTGAGCTTTCGGCAGCCCCTGGTGCGATCGCCCCGCGAAGAGCTAGCCCTGTCCCTGGGCTTCACGCTGCAAAACGGCCAGACGTTTTTGTTTGACAATCAGCCCACGCCCTTTGGCATCGGTCCCGACGCCGATGGCTTTAGCCGCACGCGCGTGCTCAAGCTTGGTCAAGACTACGTGCGCCGGGACGTGGGCGGCGCTTGGGCCTTGCGATCGCAGTTCAACCTGGGCCTGGATATCTTGGACGCCACGATCAACGACGACCCCACGCCCGACGGGCGCTTTGTGAGCTGGCTGGGCCAGGCCCAGCGGGTCCAGATCCTCAATGACAGCAACCTGCTGATCGTGCAGGCTGACCTTCAGCTGACGCCTGATACCCTGCTGCCGTCTCAGCAGTTTGTGATCGGGGGCGGCCAGTCCCTGCGCGGCTTTCGGCAAAATGCCCGCTCCGGGGACAACGGCTTTCGCTTTTCGGTGGAGGACCGGATCGCCATCGTTCGCAATGAAACCGGCAGCCCCACTGTGCAGCTGGCTCCCTTTGTGGATGTGGGCAAGGTTTGGAACACTTCGAATAATCCCAATCGGCTGGCGGACCAGACCTTTTTGGCGGCGGCGGGCCTGGGACTACAGTGGGAGGCGCTGCCCGGTCTGACGATTCGCCTAGACTACGCGGTGCCGTTTATCGAGCTGAGCGATCGCACCCAAAACGCCCAGGACGAGAGCTTCTACTTTAGTGTCCGCTACACGCCCTAG
- a CDS encoding precorrin-8X methylmutase, with amino-acid sequence MKTDPLTIKELTDAVGGGVTPRMVRHYHTLGLLPPVQRSEGNYRLYTQQDVQRLQRIIALKQQGFQLSHIRHLLDSHSDDDGDPTLMAQLQQQYRSVIQQITRLRQTASALEGLLGRDQDCQITQAEALAQLKQLDVDAQEGLGKLDQLWLNLDAETTNHPEAFQESLQHLLPDLSGYSEITVHLLHQLVLACGDVSLVSAVRLSSGAIAAAREALKAGCSVVTDVPVVAAALDQTRLAHLKCAIATLIDDPHVTGVSEAEQAFWNHDRWQQRLHQIPQGCVLVVGYAPSVLLTACKLIEQGTIQPALVIGMPIGFSHAPAAKRQLMTTSVPSITVQGSLGGGLLAAVALNALAETFIAKPDCHCYLTRT; translated from the coding sequence ATGAAGACCGACCCCCTAACGATCAAAGAACTAACCGATGCGGTTGGCGGTGGCGTTACGCCCCGCATGGTGCGCCACTATCACACCCTCGGACTGCTGCCTCCGGTCCAGCGCTCCGAAGGCAACTACCGCCTCTATACTCAGCAGGACGTGCAGCGGCTCCAGCGGATCATCGCCCTGAAGCAGCAGGGGTTTCAGCTGTCCCACATTCGGCACCTGCTCGACAGCCATTCAGACGACGATGGCGATCCCACCCTGATGGCGCAGCTACAGCAGCAGTATCGCTCGGTGATTCAGCAGATTACTCGCCTCCGCCAGACGGCATCGGCCTTGGAGGGATTGCTGGGGCGCGACCAAGACTGCCAAATCACCCAAGCCGAAGCGCTGGCACAGCTCAAGCAGCTAGATGTCGACGCCCAGGAGGGCTTGGGAAAGCTCGACCAGCTGTGGCTCAATCTGGACGCCGAGACGACCAACCATCCAGAAGCATTTCAGGAGTCCCTGCAACACCTGCTGCCGGATTTGTCTGGCTATTCTGAAATCACGGTCCATCTGCTGCACCAGCTGGTGCTGGCGTGTGGCGATGTCAGCTTGGTGAGCGCTGTGCGGCTGAGCTCAGGGGCGATCGCCGCTGCCCGAGAGGCGCTGAAGGCCGGGTGCTCGGTTGTGACCGATGTTCCGGTGGTCGCGGCGGCCCTCGATCAGACTCGATTAGCCCATCTCAAATGCGCGATCGCAACCCTGATTGACGATCCTCACGTCACGGGGGTCAGCGAAGCCGAGCAAGCCTTTTGGAACCACGACCGCTGGCAGCAGCGGCTCCACCAGATTCCCCAGGGCTGCGTGCTGGTGGTTGGCTATGCTCCGTCTGTGTTGCTCACCGCCTGTAAGTTGATTGAGCAAGGGACAATCCAGCCCGCTCTCGTCATTGGCATGCCCATCGGCTTTAGCCATGCTCCAGCCGCGAAGCGACAGCTGATGACCACCTCAGTTCCTTCCATCACGGTTCAGGGGAGCCTCGGCGGGGGACTACTGGCCGCAGTGGCCCTAAACGCTCTAGCAGAAACATTCATTGCCAAGCCAGACTGCCACTGCTATCTCACTCGGACTTAG
- a CDS encoding RNA 2'-phosphotransferase encodes MTENSPSLVTASKFMSLLLRHQPEAIGLSLDAQGWALIEDLVRLSQNSRSPLTREVILDVVRTNSKQRFSVSEDGLRIRANQGHSISVDLGLAPIAPPEVLFHGTATRFLEAILAEGLRPGSRQHVHLSADPATARQVGQRHGKPVVLVVASGAMHQAGHEFFRAENGVWLTAAVPPQYLKVAVDSP; translated from the coding sequence ATGACAGAAAACTCGCCTTCTTTGGTCACTGCTAGCAAGTTTATGAGCCTGCTTCTGCGCCATCAGCCCGAGGCGATCGGCCTGAGCCTGGATGCCCAGGGATGGGCCTTGATCGAAGACTTGGTTCGGCTGTCCCAAAACTCGCGATCGCCCCTCACCCGGGAGGTGATTTTGGACGTGGTGCGCACCAACAGCAAACAGCGCTTTAGCGTGTCCGAGGACGGCCTGCGAATCCGGGCCAACCAGGGCCACTCGATCTCGGTGGATCTGGGCCTCGCGCCGATCGCGCCGCCGGAGGTGCTGTTTCACGGGACGGCCACGCGGTTTCTAGAGGCCATCTTGGCGGAGGGGCTGCGGCCAGGGTCTCGTCAGCACGTGCACCTGTCGGCAGACCCAGCCACCGCTCGGCAGGTTGGCCAGCGCCACGGCAAGCCGGTGGTGCTGGTCGTGGCCTCCGGCGCGATGCACCAGGCAGGCCACGAGTTTTTTCGCGCCGAAAACGGGGTCTGGCTGACGGCGGCAGTCCCTCCCCAATACCTGAAGGTGGCGGTGGACTCGCCCTAG
- a CDS encoding aldo/keto reductase produces MTRLRPLPNSLIVGCWQLDDRSWKALSEAEIARAIDLYQAHGINCFDTADIYGRSETLLGRLLKGSDSFVLTKAVFFGEAPSEFQVRRKVENSLRNLQRDTLDVLQIHWHDPEVDFAGTFTALADLVDQGKIQRLGVTNFTTAMLEKALQYAPISTHQVQYSLIDRRVEAAMQALCVANDVALLPYGPLAGGFLSDQFRGTQAPKMEGDHGRSFYYSRMIRLHGGWLPVLRMLDTLAEVGQKHGKTISQVALNWVKQQSGVQAVISGLTLKRSQIQSNVEALQWTLDPEDIEILSARSQSLFEQPGDIYSYER; encoded by the coding sequence ATGACCCGTCTTCGTCCTTTACCGAACTCGCTCATCGTCGGCTGCTGGCAGCTTGACGATCGCAGTTGGAAAGCCCTTTCCGAAGCAGAGATTGCTCGGGCGATCGACCTTTATCAGGCCCACGGCATCAACTGCTTCGACACCGCCGACATCTACGGGCGCAGCGAAACCCTCTTGGGTCGACTCCTCAAAGGCAGCGACAGTTTTGTCTTGACCAAAGCCGTCTTTTTTGGCGAGGCGCCGAGCGAGTTTCAGGTGCGCCGCAAAGTCGAGAATTCCCTGCGCAATCTCCAGCGAGACACCCTCGATGTCCTGCAAATTCACTGGCACGATCCGGAAGTGGATTTCGCAGGCACTTTCACCGCCCTAGCGGACCTCGTGGACCAGGGCAAAATCCAGCGGCTCGGCGTGACCAACTTCACCACCGCCATGCTCGAGAAAGCGCTGCAATACGCCCCCATCAGCACTCACCAGGTCCAGTACAGCCTGATCGATCGGCGGGTCGAGGCGGCGATGCAGGCTCTGTGCGTGGCCAATGACGTCGCGCTGCTGCCCTACGGTCCCTTGGCGGGCGGCTTTTTGTCGGACCAGTTTCGCGGCACCCAAGCCCCCAAAATGGAGGGCGATCACGGGCGATCGTTCTATTACAGCCGCATGATCCGGCTTCATGGCGGCTGGCTGCCGGTCCTGCGGATGCTGGACACCCTGGCAGAGGTGGGCCAAAAGCACGGCAAAACCATTTCCCAGGTGGCGCTGAACTGGGTGAAGCAGCAGTCCGGCGTGCAGGCGGTGATTTCGGGCCTGACGCTGAAGCGATCGCAGATCCAGAGCAACGTCGAGGCGCTCCAGTGGACCCTAGACCCAGAAGACATCGAGATTCTCAGCGCGCGATCGCAGTCTCTCTTTGAGCAGCCCGGCGACATTTACTCCTACGAGCGCTAG
- a CDS encoding heavy metal translocating P-type ATPase: protein MVAAPPPIPRFSNLLKDHPDAGAAIACAVLVFLGWQMLNFGWLGIALWVLAAAYVIGGFESAREGLTTLFEEKELDVDLLMIVAALGAAGLGLWRREYYLIVDGAVLILIFAISGALEGYAMQRTERSIQGLMSLTADTARVMRSGQEHILPVADLQIGDQVLVKPGELVPTDGLVIEGFSTLNQASITGESIPVERTIGDEVFAGTLNGSGALRLKIHQPPESSLIQRVIRLVQQAQTEAPPSQQFIERFERGYAKVIVLAGILLGTLPPFLLGWNWEETIYRALIFLVVASPCALMASIMPALLSGIANGARQGILFKNGAQLEQIGRVRAIAFDKTGTLTTGNLQVVSVLSAQPSTNKLLQVAAALESLSEHPIGEAIAQFARQQNLTWAAAVNVQARAGQGITGDIEGQGAIAGKAAFVQAQVSTAAQPLREQSQQWEADGKTVVWVAYAGEILGIIAVADTVRPAAAKAIARLKRLGVEQIVMLTGDNSRTAHSIAQQVGVDQVYAELLPEEKVDVIRKLQQQYQSVAMVGDGINDAPALAQASVGIAMGAAGSDVALETADIVLMADRLERLEHAIRLGRRAQGVVKQNIVFALSFVVILLIANFAGDITLPLGVLGHEGSTVIVTLSGLRLLRG, encoded by the coding sequence ATGGTTGCAGCTCCCCCTCCTATCCCTCGATTTTCTAACCTTCTCAAGGATCACCCTGACGCAGGAGCGGCGATCGCCTGCGCGGTGCTCGTCTTCCTAGGCTGGCAGATGCTCAACTTCGGCTGGCTGGGCATAGCCCTCTGGGTCCTGGCGGCAGCCTATGTGATCGGTGGGTTCGAGAGTGCCCGCGAGGGGCTCACCACCCTTTTTGAAGAAAAAGAACTGGACGTGGACCTGCTGATGATCGTGGCCGCGCTGGGAGCCGCAGGTCTGGGACTCTGGCGACGGGAGTATTACCTGATCGTCGATGGGGCGGTTCTGATTCTGATTTTTGCGATCAGCGGGGCGCTAGAGGGGTACGCGATGCAGCGCACCGAGCGGAGCATCCAGGGTCTGATGAGCCTCACCGCTGATACGGCGCGCGTGATGCGCAGCGGCCAGGAGCACATTCTTCCCGTTGCGGACCTCCAGATCGGCGATCAGGTGCTGGTGAAGCCGGGAGAACTGGTGCCAACCGATGGCTTGGTGATCGAAGGATTTAGCACGCTCAACCAGGCTTCGATCACCGGAGAATCCATCCCGGTGGAAAGGACGATCGGCGATGAGGTCTTTGCAGGCACCCTCAACGGCAGCGGGGCGCTGCGGCTAAAAATTCACCAGCCGCCCGAAAGTAGCTTGATTCAGCGGGTGATCCGTCTGGTGCAGCAAGCGCAAACGGAAGCGCCCCCCTCTCAGCAGTTCATTGAGCGATTTGAGCGCGGCTACGCCAAGGTGATTGTGCTGGCCGGGATCTTGCTGGGTACGCTGCCTCCCTTTCTGCTGGGCTGGAACTGGGAAGAGACGATCTACCGAGCCCTAATTTTTTTGGTAGTGGCATCTCCCTGCGCTTTGATGGCTTCGATTATGCCTGCGCTGCTGTCGGGCATCGCCAATGGGGCGCGCCAAGGCATCTTGTTCAAGAACGGGGCGCAGCTAGAGCAGATCGGGCGCGTGCGGGCGATCGCCTTTGACAAGACCGGAACGCTGACCACAGGCAACCTGCAAGTCGTGAGCGTGCTCTCGGCCCAGCCCTCTACCAACAAACTTCTGCAAGTGGCGGCGGCGCTGGAAAGCTTGTCCGAGCATCCCATCGGGGAGGCGATCGCCCAGTTCGCCCGCCAGCAAAACCTGACCTGGGCCGCCGCCGTGAACGTTCAGGCCCGGGCGGGCCAGGGAATCACGGGAGACATCGAGGGTCAAGGCGCGATCGCGGGCAAAGCGGCCTTTGTCCAGGCACAGGTCAGCACGGCGGCCCAACCCCTCCGAGAACAAAGCCAGCAGTGGGAAGCTGATGGCAAAACCGTGGTTTGGGTTGCCTACGCCGGAGAAATCTTGGGCATCATCGCGGTGGCGGATACGGTGCGACCAGCAGCAGCCAAGGCGATCGCCCGATTGAAGCGGTTAGGCGTTGAGCAGATTGTCATGCTGACAGGAGACAATTCGCGCACCGCCCACAGCATTGCTCAGCAGGTGGGAGTCGATCAGGTCTATGCAGAGCTCTTGCCCGAAGAGAAAGTAGACGTCATTCGCAAGCTCCAACAGCAGTATCAGTCCGTGGCCATGGTTGGCGACGGCATCAATGACGCTCCGGCCTTGGCACAGGCATCCGTTGGCATTGCCATGGGAGCCGCAGGCAGTGACGTGGCCCTGGAAACGGCAGATATTGTCTTGATGGCGGATCGCCTGGAGCGCCTAGAGCACGCGATTCGCCTGGGTCGGCGCGCTCAAGGGGTGGTCAAGCAAAACATTGTGTTTGCCCTCAGTTTCGTGGTGATTTTGTTAATTGCAAACTTCGCCGGAGATATCACCTTGCCGCTGGGAGTGCTGGGGCACGAAGGCTCGACGGTGATCGTGACGCTGAGTGGGTTGCGATTGCTGAGAGGGTGA